A window of the Tenebrio molitor chromosome 1, icTenMoli1.1, whole genome shotgun sequence genome harbors these coding sequences:
- the LOC138141183 gene encoding ankyrin repeat domain-containing protein 11 isoform X5 produces MRRASQTHKESTASTRVQPRVRDDKKVTVEPSKSKCPATDEPTDTSKMSTAEDVYEFKSVKENEQTPEQKNDPQEASSDPNDPPNVPTTQVEETSKRNFSEISDQAEDGVNDDETRRKKRKEETSKDGKTPTQRNAGQNKGQSGKQGVAAQGKQGLGGANKTSGEKKSPCSSPKPASNSDAEVEDGKSDLKVPPLKIVIPQSGSGEQESGNSRNGKNSSQRAHPLPYVVASSNSSSDSNDKDMVGGNVSPDMAANKSDEKKEGNPSGQSDEQRGSSHQRVLRSSHRSGPAQGTDRGSNNSSPQLQRSHSPSPSASPATPSTQNEVPSSTSTSVSTVSKTADSQAVLNNETEATPASTTTTTTAAAAAPVELHPRKRKMKPNKELTTPMQEPQEAPAETLIHPHDQPITNCYQLFLNIRKQIDKRRRGLFPVQPKPPQGFKDYLMNRCTYVLASTAPTTPNISYPPTLPAQMKDLFTEQEKERYRLRMQHVIEKEKLVLSVEQEILRVHGRAARALANQSLPFSVCTILRDEEVYNLITPEQEEKDRNARSRYNGRLFLSWLQDVDDKWEKIKEHMLLRHHNEAESLHAVQKMDWEWKMKEMSLCDKKSTPSIDEHHVPMVHVSDDFDLLPA; encoded by the exons ATGCGTCGTGCATCGCAGACCCACAAAG AATCAACAGCATCGACTCGAGTACAGCCGCGCGTAAGGGATGACAAAAAAGTCACAGTCGAACCCAGTAAGTCTAAGTGTCCCGCAACAGACGAACCCACGGACACCTCCAAGATGTCCACCGCCGAAGACGTGTACGAGTTCAAGTCCGTAAAGGAAAACGAGCAGACGCCGGAGCAAAAGAACGACCCCCAGGAGGCGAGCAGCGACCCGAACGACCCTCCCAACGTGCCCACGACCCAAGTCGAGGAAACCTCCAAGAGGAACTTTTCGGAGATATCCGACCAGGCCGAAGACGGTGTCAACGACGACGAGACCAGGAGAAAAAAGCGCAAAGAAGAGACGAGCAAGGACGGAAAGACGCCAACCCAGAGGAACGCCGGCCAGAACAAGGGACAAAGCGGCAAGCAGGGGGTGGCGGCACAGGGCAAGCAGGGCCTCGGCGGCGCCAACAAGACCAGCGGAGAGAAAAAGAGCCCCTGTTCGAGCCCCAAACCCGCCAGCAACAGCGATGCAGAAGTGGAGGACGGCAAGTCGGACCTGAAGGTGCCCCCGCTGAAGATCGTGATCCCGCAGAGCGGGAGCGGAGAGCAGGAGAGTGGCAACAGCAGGAACGGCAAGAACAGCTCGCAGAGGGCGCACCCGTTGCCCTACGTTGTCGCCAGCTCGAACAGCAGCAGCGATTCCAACGACAAGGACATGGTGGGGGGCAACGTCAGTCCTGACATGGCGGCCAACAAGAGCGACGAGAAGAAAGAGGGAAACCCGAGCGGCCAATCGGACGAGCAG AGAGGTTCCAGTCACCAGAGAGTGCTGAGGAGCTCGCACAGGTCGGGCCCGGCCCAAGGGACGGACCGCGGCAGCAATAACTCCTCTCCCCAGCTGCAGAGATCGCACTCGCCGTCGCCGTCAGCGTCGCCGGCGACGCCTTCCACACAGAACGAAGTCCCCTCCTCGACCAGCACCTCCGTCAGTACTGTGTCGAAGACTGCGGACTCTCAG GCCGTTCTCAACAATGAAACGGAGGCGACGCCCGCCTCCACCACCACTACGAcgacggcggcggcggcggctccGGTCGAGTTGCACCCGCGCAAGCGAAAGATGAAGCCGAACAAAGAGCTGACAACGCCAATGCAGGAGCCGCAAGAGGCCCCCGCCGAGACACTGATACACCCCCACGACCAACCGATAACGAACTGTTACCAATTGTTTTTGAACATACGGAAACAG ATCGACAAGCGCCGGAGGGGGTTGTTCCCGGTACAACCGAAGCCGCCGCAAGGCTTCAAGGACTATCTGATGAACAGGTGTACGTACGTGCTGGCCAGCACGGCCCCCACGACTCCGAATATTTCGTATCCACCGACTTTGCCGGCCCAGATGAAGGACCTGTTCACAGAACAGGAGAAGGAAAGGTACAGGCTCAGGATGCAG CATGTCATCGAAAAAGAGAAACTCGTGTTGTCGGTCGAGCAGGAGATCCTCCGGGTTCACGGAAGAGCCGCGCGAGCTCTGGCCAACCAGTCGCTTCCTTTTTCGGTGTGCACCATTTTGAGAGACGAAGAGGTCTACAATTTGATCACGCCAGAACAAGAGGAAAAAGACAGAAACGCGCGATCCAGGTACAACG GGCGACTCTTCTTGAGCTGGTTGCAAGACGTCGACGACAAATGGGAAAAAATTAAGGAGCACATGTTATTGAGACACCACAACGAAGCGGAGTCTTTGCACGCCGTGCAAAAGATGGACTGGGAGTGGAAAATGAAGGAGATGAGTCTGTGCGACAAAAAGTCGACGCCTTCGATAGACGAACATCATGTCCCGATGGTCCACGTCAGTGATGATTTTGATCTCTTACCTGCCTAA
- the LOC138141183 gene encoding ankyrin repeat domain-containing protein 11 isoform X6 has protein sequence MSRSKSTASTRVQPRVRDDKKVTVEPSKSKCPATDEPTDTSKMSTAEDVYEFKSVKENEQTPEQKNDPQEASSDPNDPPNVPTTQVEETSKRNFSEISDQAEDGVNDDETRRKKRKEETSKDGKTPTQRNAGQNKGQSGKQGVAAQGKQGLGGANKTSGEKKSPCSSPKPASNSDAEVEDGKSDLKVPPLKIVIPQSGSGEQESGNSRNGKNSSQRAHPLPYVVASSNSSSDSNDKDMVGGNVSPDMAANKSDEKKEGNPSGQSDEQRGSSHQRVLRSSHRSGPAQGTDRGSNNSSPQLQRSHSPSPSASPATPSTQNEVPSSTSTSVSTVSKTADSQAVLNNETEATPASTTTTTTAAAAAPVELHPRKRKMKPNKELTTPMQEPQEAPAETLIHPHDQPITNCYQLFLNIRKQIDKRRRGLFPVQPKPPQGFKDYLMNRCTYVLASTAPTTPNISYPPTLPAQMKDLFTEQEKERYRLRMQHVIEKEKLVLSVEQEILRVHGRAARALANQSLPFSVCTILRDEEVYNLITPEQEEKDRNARSRYNGRLFLSWLQDVDDKWEKIKEHMLLRHHNEAESLHAVQKMDWEWKMKEMSLCDKKSTPSIDEHHVPMVHVSDDFDLLPA, from the exons AATCAACAGCATCGACTCGAGTACAGCCGCGCGTAAGGGATGACAAAAAAGTCACAGTCGAACCCAGTAAGTCTAAGTGTCCCGCAACAGACGAACCCACGGACACCTCCAAGATGTCCACCGCCGAAGACGTGTACGAGTTCAAGTCCGTAAAGGAAAACGAGCAGACGCCGGAGCAAAAGAACGACCCCCAGGAGGCGAGCAGCGACCCGAACGACCCTCCCAACGTGCCCACGACCCAAGTCGAGGAAACCTCCAAGAGGAACTTTTCGGAGATATCCGACCAGGCCGAAGACGGTGTCAACGACGACGAGACCAGGAGAAAAAAGCGCAAAGAAGAGACGAGCAAGGACGGAAAGACGCCAACCCAGAGGAACGCCGGCCAGAACAAGGGACAAAGCGGCAAGCAGGGGGTGGCGGCACAGGGCAAGCAGGGCCTCGGCGGCGCCAACAAGACCAGCGGAGAGAAAAAGAGCCCCTGTTCGAGCCCCAAACCCGCCAGCAACAGCGATGCAGAAGTGGAGGACGGCAAGTCGGACCTGAAGGTGCCCCCGCTGAAGATCGTGATCCCGCAGAGCGGGAGCGGAGAGCAGGAGAGTGGCAACAGCAGGAACGGCAAGAACAGCTCGCAGAGGGCGCACCCGTTGCCCTACGTTGTCGCCAGCTCGAACAGCAGCAGCGATTCCAACGACAAGGACATGGTGGGGGGCAACGTCAGTCCTGACATGGCGGCCAACAAGAGCGACGAGAAGAAAGAGGGAAACCCGAGCGGCCAATCGGACGAGCAG AGAGGTTCCAGTCACCAGAGAGTGCTGAGGAGCTCGCACAGGTCGGGCCCGGCCCAAGGGACGGACCGCGGCAGCAATAACTCCTCTCCCCAGCTGCAGAGATCGCACTCGCCGTCGCCGTCAGCGTCGCCGGCGACGCCTTCCACACAGAACGAAGTCCCCTCCTCGACCAGCACCTCCGTCAGTACTGTGTCGAAGACTGCGGACTCTCAG GCCGTTCTCAACAATGAAACGGAGGCGACGCCCGCCTCCACCACCACTACGAcgacggcggcggcggcggctccGGTCGAGTTGCACCCGCGCAAGCGAAAGATGAAGCCGAACAAAGAGCTGACAACGCCAATGCAGGAGCCGCAAGAGGCCCCCGCCGAGACACTGATACACCCCCACGACCAACCGATAACGAACTGTTACCAATTGTTTTTGAACATACGGAAACAG ATCGACAAGCGCCGGAGGGGGTTGTTCCCGGTACAACCGAAGCCGCCGCAAGGCTTCAAGGACTATCTGATGAACAGGTGTACGTACGTGCTGGCCAGCACGGCCCCCACGACTCCGAATATTTCGTATCCACCGACTTTGCCGGCCCAGATGAAGGACCTGTTCACAGAACAGGAGAAGGAAAGGTACAGGCTCAGGATGCAG CATGTCATCGAAAAAGAGAAACTCGTGTTGTCGGTCGAGCAGGAGATCCTCCGGGTTCACGGAAGAGCCGCGCGAGCTCTGGCCAACCAGTCGCTTCCTTTTTCGGTGTGCACCATTTTGAGAGACGAAGAGGTCTACAATTTGATCACGCCAGAACAAGAGGAAAAAGACAGAAACGCGCGATCCAGGTACAACG GGCGACTCTTCTTGAGCTGGTTGCAAGACGTCGACGACAAATGGGAAAAAATTAAGGAGCACATGTTATTGAGACACCACAACGAAGCGGAGTCTTTGCACGCCGTGCAAAAGATGGACTGGGAGTGGAAAATGAAGGAGATGAGTCTGTGCGACAAAAAGTCGACGCCTTCGATAGACGAACATCATGTCCCGATGGTCCACGTCAGTGATGATTTTGATCTCTTACCTGCCTAA
- the LOC138141183 gene encoding ankyrin repeat domain-containing protein 11 isoform X4: MPSSVRPKGSGGGNRAPPVTPMSERQQMALLMQMTSSSNDVGSRSPSGSNSSRSRDRNERESTASTRVQPRVRDDKKVTVEPSKSKCPATDEPTDTSKMSTAEDVYEFKSVKENEQTPEQKNDPQEASSDPNDPPNVPTTQVEETSKRNFSEISDQAEDGVNDDETRRKKRKEETSKDGKTPTQRNAGQNKGQSGKQGVAAQGKQGLGGANKTSGEKKSPCSSPKPASNSDAEVEDGKSDLKVPPLKIVIPQSGSGEQESGNSRNGKNSSQRAHPLPYVVASSNSSSDSNDKDMVGGNVSPDMAANKSDEKKEGNPSGQSDEQRGSSHQRVLRSSHRSGPAQGTDRGSNNSSPQLQRSHSPSPSASPATPSTQNEVPSSTSTSVSTVSKTADSQAVLNNETEATPASTTTTTTAAAAAPVELHPRKRKMKPNKELTTPMQEPQEAPAETLIHPHDQPITNCYQLFLNIRKQIDKRRRGLFPVQPKPPQGFKDYLMNRCTYVLASTAPTTPNISYPPTLPAQMKDLFTEQEKERYRLRMQHVIEKEKLVLSVEQEILRVHGRAARALANQSLPFSVCTILRDEEVYNLITPEQEEKDRNARSRYNGRLFLSWLQDVDDKWEKIKEHMLLRHHNEAESLHAVQKMDWEWKMKEMSLCDKKSTPSIDEHHVPMVHVSDDFDLLPA, from the exons AATCAACAGCATCGACTCGAGTACAGCCGCGCGTAAGGGATGACAAAAAAGTCACAGTCGAACCCAGTAAGTCTAAGTGTCCCGCAACAGACGAACCCACGGACACCTCCAAGATGTCCACCGCCGAAGACGTGTACGAGTTCAAGTCCGTAAAGGAAAACGAGCAGACGCCGGAGCAAAAGAACGACCCCCAGGAGGCGAGCAGCGACCCGAACGACCCTCCCAACGTGCCCACGACCCAAGTCGAGGAAACCTCCAAGAGGAACTTTTCGGAGATATCCGACCAGGCCGAAGACGGTGTCAACGACGACGAGACCAGGAGAAAAAAGCGCAAAGAAGAGACGAGCAAGGACGGAAAGACGCCAACCCAGAGGAACGCCGGCCAGAACAAGGGACAAAGCGGCAAGCAGGGGGTGGCGGCACAGGGCAAGCAGGGCCTCGGCGGCGCCAACAAGACCAGCGGAGAGAAAAAGAGCCCCTGTTCGAGCCCCAAACCCGCCAGCAACAGCGATGCAGAAGTGGAGGACGGCAAGTCGGACCTGAAGGTGCCCCCGCTGAAGATCGTGATCCCGCAGAGCGGGAGCGGAGAGCAGGAGAGTGGCAACAGCAGGAACGGCAAGAACAGCTCGCAGAGGGCGCACCCGTTGCCCTACGTTGTCGCCAGCTCGAACAGCAGCAGCGATTCCAACGACAAGGACATGGTGGGGGGCAACGTCAGTCCTGACATGGCGGCCAACAAGAGCGACGAGAAGAAAGAGGGAAACCCGAGCGGCCAATCGGACGAGCAG AGAGGTTCCAGTCACCAGAGAGTGCTGAGGAGCTCGCACAGGTCGGGCCCGGCCCAAGGGACGGACCGCGGCAGCAATAACTCCTCTCCCCAGCTGCAGAGATCGCACTCGCCGTCGCCGTCAGCGTCGCCGGCGACGCCTTCCACACAGAACGAAGTCCCCTCCTCGACCAGCACCTCCGTCAGTACTGTGTCGAAGACTGCGGACTCTCAG GCCGTTCTCAACAATGAAACGGAGGCGACGCCCGCCTCCACCACCACTACGAcgacggcggcggcggcggctccGGTCGAGTTGCACCCGCGCAAGCGAAAGATGAAGCCGAACAAAGAGCTGACAACGCCAATGCAGGAGCCGCAAGAGGCCCCCGCCGAGACACTGATACACCCCCACGACCAACCGATAACGAACTGTTACCAATTGTTTTTGAACATACGGAAACAG ATCGACAAGCGCCGGAGGGGGTTGTTCCCGGTACAACCGAAGCCGCCGCAAGGCTTCAAGGACTATCTGATGAACAGGTGTACGTACGTGCTGGCCAGCACGGCCCCCACGACTCCGAATATTTCGTATCCACCGACTTTGCCGGCCCAGATGAAGGACCTGTTCACAGAACAGGAGAAGGAAAGGTACAGGCTCAGGATGCAG CATGTCATCGAAAAAGAGAAACTCGTGTTGTCGGTCGAGCAGGAGATCCTCCGGGTTCACGGAAGAGCCGCGCGAGCTCTGGCCAACCAGTCGCTTCCTTTTTCGGTGTGCACCATTTTGAGAGACGAAGAGGTCTACAATTTGATCACGCCAGAACAAGAGGAAAAAGACAGAAACGCGCGATCCAGGTACAACG GGCGACTCTTCTTGAGCTGGTTGCAAGACGTCGACGACAAATGGGAAAAAATTAAGGAGCACATGTTATTGAGACACCACAACGAAGCGGAGTCTTTGCACGCCGTGCAAAAGATGGACTGGGAGTGGAAAATGAAGGAGATGAGTCTGTGCGACAAAAAGTCGACGCCTTCGATAGACGAACATCATGTCCCGATGGTCCACGTCAGTGATGATTTTGATCTCTTACCTGCCTAA
- the LOC138141194 gene encoding F-box/LRR-repeat protein 7-like, with protein MNQQLMERLSPQPGGCPLVHLGHTSSDETAPPTDHFYPSNDHNCNYHHPQNDNYDHQQYYQPHLYLPEEQNKKSNPLDLSSLSLGSGYWGYGDAPKQYYRAPSNYLLDNFTKLGKSSPSLDQGYHTLAFAAPEGNVFKGKKYHNKNNSFDRLSDDLIVKIFSFLSSVDLSVCATVCRRFNILAWAPSLWRIVRLEGDHVRGDRAVRSILRQLCGQNDTCPNIERIHVTYGARLTDKSLLMLARRCPELTYLQLQGCTAITNNALFEVASRCNNLQHLDVTGCVKISCISINPGPDPSRRLQLQHLDLTDCSALQDSGLRVIVHNCPQLTHLYLRRCVLITDAGLKFVPSFCSDLKELSVSDCVNITDFGLYELGKLGPVLRYLSVAKCHQVSDAGLKVIARRCYKLRYLNARGCEAVSDDAIMFLARSCTRLCALDIGKCDVSDAGLRALAESCPNLKKLSLRSCDLVTDRGVQCVAYYCRGLQQLNIQDCQISLEGYRAVKKYCKRCVIEHTNPGFF; from the coding sequence ATGAACCAACAGCTGATGGAGCGCTTGTCCCCCCAACCCGGGGGCTGCCCGTTGGTTCATCTGGGGCACACTTCATCCGACGAGACGGCCCCGCCCACCGACCATTTCTACCCGTCAAACGACCACAATTGCAACTATCACCACCcccaaaatgacaattatgacCACCAACAGTACTACCAACCCCATCTGTACTTGCCGGAGGAGCAAAACAAGAAAAGCAACCCTCTCGATTTGTCGTCTTTGTCGCTAGGGAGCGGCTACTGGGGGTACGGCGACGCCCCCAAGCAGTACTACAGAGCCCCTTCAAACTATCTGCTCGACAATTTCACTAAATTGGGTAAGTCAAGTCCCAGTCTGGACCAGGGATATCACACGCTCGCGTTTGCCGCTCCCGAGGGTAACGTCTTCAAGGGCAAAAAGTACCACAACAAGAATAACTCATTTGATCGCTTGAGCGACGACCTGATCGTCAAGATTTTCTCGTTTTTGTCAAGCGTGGATCTGAGTGTTTGTGCGACAGTATGTCGCAGGTTCAACATTTTGGCATGGGCCCCCTCGTTGTGGCGAATCGTGAGGCTCGAAGGGGACCACGTCAGAGGAGACAGGGCCGTTCGGAGCATCTTGAGGCAGCTGTGCGGCCAAAACGACACTTGCCCTAACATCGAGCGCATCCACGTGACTTACGGGGCCCGATTGACCGACAAAAGTCTCCTGATGTTGGCCCGGAGATGCCCCGAACTGACCTACCTGCAACTGCAGGGCTGCACCGCCATCACCAACAACGCCCTGTTTGAGGTAGCCTCCCGCTGCAACAACCTGCAGCACTTGGATGTGACCGGCTGCGTGAAGATCTCCTGCATCAGCATAAACCCGGGGCCGGACCCTTCGCGCCGTCTCCAGCTGCAACACCTGGACCTGACCGACTGTTCAGCCCTGCAGGACAGCGGCCTGCGTGTCATTGTCCATAACTGCCCCCAGCTAACGCACCTCTACCTCCGGCGCTGCGTCCTAATCACCGACGCGGGGCTCAAGTTCGTGCCAAGCTTCTGCTCCGACTTGAAGGAGTTGAGCGTCAGCGACTGCGTCAACATCACGGACTTCGGCCTGTACGAGCTGGGTAAGCTGGGCCCAGTGCTGCGCTACCTGTCGGTGGCCAAGTGCCACCAAGTGAGCGACGCCGGCCTCAAGGTCATCGCCAGACGGTGCTACAAGCTGAGGTATCTGAACGCGCGAGGTTGCGAGGCGGTCTCCGACGACGCCATCATGTTCTTGGCGCGGTCCTGCACGCGCCTGTGCGCCCTCGACATAGGGAAGTGCGACGTCAGCGACGCCGGACTGAGGGCGCTGGCCGAGAGCTGCCCCAACCTGAAGAAACTGAGTCTGCGCAGCTGCGACCTGGTCACCGACAGGGGGGTCCAGTGCGTGGCCTACTACTGCAGAGGGTTGCAGCAGCTCAACATACAGGATTGCCAGATCTCGCTCGAGGGGTACAGGGCCGTCAAAAAGTACTGCAAGCGATGCGTCATCGAACACACCAATCCGGGATTCTTTTGA